From Calditrichota bacterium, one genomic window encodes:
- a CDS encoding DUF342 domain-containing protein, with translation MKSIKLNISPDKYSASITIIAEQKEFPTEKEIYNAISSNNIIYGLDHPVISRISQNKTSVKFATIARGDQPKGRLNWHIEIDNPHKPTITKTNRADFKKLTSYHFISKNTKIVSLLDSTESKNGKKVTGEIVEPEMDELQFPNYENLTLSKDKKTLVANVSGYILWRDNSLVIEDVLHIKGNVDYSTGNLKLKGPVIIDGDVRSGFRVETDGSIFVGGSVDAANLFSQNGDITITHGILGQGRAKILCGGNLKCGFMQDANVAAQKDITLEKYALNSIVSSGGVIRTSENDSLIRGGILTAEKWIELHNVGSERGAETELKIRNYTEGESQSQLWQLNREKSSYTLRLSSLNKRKDFLLILKRGAGQLSDDKTSELSFIETEIARLKSKLGLLENDEVLLQKESSIQTIQKEIKIHGTMYKNVRIDIGGVFYKCDQPISEVRLVNFKEEIILESLKEPTSPDYDIFISEK, from the coding sequence GTGAAATCAATAAAATTAAATATTTCCCCCGATAAGTATTCTGCTTCAATTACTATAATTGCTGAACAAAAAGAGTTCCCTACAGAAAAAGAAATTTATAATGCGATCAGCAGTAATAATATCATTTATGGATTAGATCATCCGGTAATTAGCCGGATATCACAAAACAAAACATCAGTAAAATTTGCAACTATTGCCAGAGGGGATCAGCCGAAAGGAAGGCTAAACTGGCATATTGAAATCGATAATCCGCATAAACCTACAATTACAAAAACCAACAGGGCAGATTTTAAAAAACTAACCTCATATCATTTTATTTCTAAAAATACAAAAATAGTTTCTTTGTTAGATTCCACGGAATCCAAAAATGGTAAAAAAGTTACAGGCGAAATTGTTGAGCCCGAAATGGATGAGCTGCAATTTCCAAACTATGAAAATTTAACACTTTCCAAAGATAAAAAAACACTTGTTGCTAATGTTTCCGGATACATTCTGTGGCGGGATAACAGTCTTGTTATAGAAGATGTATTACATATTAAAGGAAATGTTGACTATAGTACCGGTAACCTGAAACTAAAAGGACCTGTAATAATTGATGGTGATGTTCGCTCTGGGTTTCGTGTAGAAACAGATGGGTCTATTTTTGTAGGTGGCAGTGTTGATGCTGCAAATCTATTTTCGCAAAATGGAGATATAACAATTACACATGGCATACTAGGCCAAGGCAGGGCAAAAATACTATGCGGTGGAAATTTAAAATGCGGATTTATGCAAGATGCAAATGTAGCGGCTCAAAAAGATATTACGCTTGAAAAATATGCGTTAAACAGCATCGTTTCATCCGGTGGTGTTATCCGGACATCAGAAAATGACAGTCTTATTCGTGGCGGAATTTTGACTGCTGAAAAGTGGATAGAACTCCATAATGTCGGATCTGAACGGGGAGCCGAGACAGAATTGAAAATTCGCAACTACACCGAAGGCGAATCGCAATCTCAATTGTGGCAACTAAACAGGGAAAAGTCCAGCTATACCTTGCGACTTTCTTCATTGAATAAACGAAAGGATTTTCTACTTATTTTAAAAAGGGGTGCCGGACAACTCTCTGATGATAAAACTTCCGAGTTGAGTTTTATAGAAACTGAAATAGCGAGACTAAAGAGTAAGCTTGGACTTCTTGAAAATGATGAAGTGCTTTTGCAAAAAGAATCATCAATTCAAACAATTCAAAAAGAAATAAAAATTCATGGTACCATGTATAAAAATGTGCGAATTGACATTGGTGGTGTTTTTTATAAATGCGACCAACCAATCTCTGAAGTGAGGTTAGTAAATTTTAAAGAAGAGATAATTCTGGAATCTTTAAAAGAACCAACTTCGCCAGATTATGATATCTTTATTTCTGAAAAATAA
- a CDS encoding response regulator, which produces MMEGKKVIFVEDSPTMRRIIMNSLNKIGIDDVTEAENGVDALDKMGDASWDMVITDWNMPEMNGEELVKELRSKDQYKDMPILMITTRGMQDDVMTAIKMGVNGYVVKPFTPEILKKKIGEIFTS; this is translated from the coding sequence ATGATGGAAGGGAAAAAAGTCATTTTTGTTGAAGACTCTCCTACTATGAGGCGCATCATTATGAACTCACTTAATAAGATTGGAATTGATGATGTTACTGAAGCAGAAAATGGGGTTGATGCATTAGACAAGATGGGCGATGCCAGTTGGGATATGGTTATAACCGATTGGAATATGCCTGAAATGAATGGTGAAGAGCTTGTAAAAGAGCTTAGAAGTAAAGATCAATATAAGGACATGCCTATATTAATGATTACAACTCGCGGTATGCAGGATGATGTTATGACTGCAATAAAAATGGGCGTTAACGGATACGTTGTTAAGCCTTTTACACCAGAAATCTTGAAGAAGAAGATTGGTGAGATATTTACTTCCTAA
- a CDS encoding response regulator, with amino-acid sequence MNQILIVDDSAMARALIKRCLEICGFENLEVSEAVNGENALEILKEKSFDIVFSDLNMPKLDGEGLLRRIKSSPKLNHIPVVIISSKTNSATEKKLIADHAEAVLSKPLSIPLLNSVLENSLNLEKN; translated from the coding sequence ATGAATCAAATATTGATAGTAGATGACTCAGCAATGGCCAGAGCTTTAATTAAAAGGTGCTTAGAGATTTGCGGATTTGAAAACCTTGAGGTGAGTGAAGCTGTAAACGGTGAAAATGCTCTGGAAATTCTTAAGGAAAAGTCATTTGATATTGTTTTTTCAGATCTGAATATGCCTAAACTAGATGGTGAAGGCTTATTGAGACGTATAAAAAGCTCACCCAAATTAAATCACATACCGGTTGTGATTATTTCTAGTAAAACAAACTCTGCAACTGAAAAGAAACTAATTGCTGATCATGCAGAGGCGGTATTATCCAAACCTTTGTCAATACCGCTTTTAAATAGTGTATTGGAAAATTCATTAAACCTGGAAAAAAATTGA
- a CDS encoding protein-glutamate O-methyltransferase CheR yields the protein MNVSDINITPKEYELISKLVYDRFGINLGGKKQSLVTNRLRKVLVENNFSTFKDYYQFILNDKSGNSMDTLINRISTNLTYFARENEHFDFLQKTVLPEQFNNPEIKRGKSIRLWCAGCSTGEEPYTLSMVMHESVGVNKEKWKLGILATDISAKALKIAEQGRYADGNVEKINSTFKSKYFQKQDQDSWTIKSKIKDIILFRRLNLMRTEFPFQQKFHSIFCRNVMIYFDVPTREELIKKFSQHMVDGGYLFIGHSESLGRSNEFFEYVKPAVYRKIK from the coding sequence ATGAATGTATCTGATATAAATATAACACCTAAAGAATATGAGCTAATCTCCAAGCTTGTTTATGACCGTTTTGGAATAAACCTTGGTGGTAAAAAGCAGTCTTTAGTAACAAACCGTTTGAGAAAGGTTTTAGTCGAAAACAATTTTAGTACTTTCAAGGATTATTACCAGTTTATCTTAAATGATAAAAGTGGCAATAGTATGGATACACTTATAAATAGAATTTCGACAAACCTGACCTACTTTGCACGAGAGAATGAGCATTTTGATTTTCTACAGAAAACGGTACTTCCGGAACAATTTAATAATCCGGAAATAAAGCGTGGAAAATCAATCCGTCTTTGGTGTGCCGGTTGTTCAACAGGGGAAGAACCCTATACTTTATCAATGGTTATGCATGAATCTGTTGGGGTAAATAAGGAAAAATGGAAACTTGGCATTTTGGCCACCGATATATCAGCAAAAGCGCTCAAAATTGCTGAACAAGGGCGTTACGCCGATGGAAATGTTGAAAAAATTAATAGTACATTTAAAAGTAAATACTTTCAAAAACAAGACCAGGATTCATGGACAATAAAAAGTAAAATAAAGGATATTATCCTATTCAGGAGGCTGAACCTGATGCGGACTGAATTTCCTTTTCAACAAAAATTTCATTCAATATTTTGTAGAAATGTGATGATTTATTTTGATGTCCCAACCCGTGAAGAGCTGATTAAAAAATTCAGCCAACACATGGTCGACGGAGGTTACCTATTTATCGGGCACTCGGAAAGCTTGGGGCGGAGCAATGAATTTTTTGAATATGTTAAGCCGGCCGTATATAGGAAAATAAAATAA
- a CDS encoding chemotaxis response regulator protein-glutamate methylesterase produces the protein METRVLVVDDSALVRDILSRGLSMKKGIKVVGAASDPFKARDMIVKLRPDVLTLDVEMPRMDGLQFLKKLMPQYPLPVVMVSSLTDSGSNITLDALSAGAVDFVCKPSVNLKTGLMGMMNELSEKVSTAATVDVSKYKNNNKQLPPQNLNVKTKTGHFSKRIIAIGASTGGTEALRRVISALPSNYPGIVIVQHMPEKFTKMFADRLNEQSNLTVKEAVTGDLIENGKVLIAPGGLQTQLIKGEAGYKVVCRSGLKVCGHRPSVDVLFRSVARFAGKNAIGIMLTGMGSDGADAMVNMRERGARTIAQDEKTSVVFGMPKEAYERGGAEELVPLELIPNKIKVFLEDGE, from the coding sequence ATGGAAACAAGAGTACTAGTTGTTGATGATTCTGCATTGGTCAGAGATATCTTGTCCCGAGGCCTTTCGATGAAAAAAGGAATTAAAGTTGTTGGTGCAGCAAGTGATCCATTTAAAGCCCGTGACATGATTGTTAAGTTACGGCCTGACGTTTTAACGTTAGATGTTGAGATGCCGCGAATGGATGGGTTGCAATTTCTAAAAAAACTTATGCCACAATATCCTTTGCCCGTTGTCATGGTAAGTTCACTAACTGATTCAGGATCAAATATTACTTTGGATGCACTTTCGGCAGGCGCTGTAGATTTTGTGTGCAAACCTTCGGTTAACTTAAAAACCGGTTTAATGGGGATGATGAATGAACTGTCAGAGAAAGTTTCAACAGCGGCAACAGTTGATGTATCAAAATATAAAAACAATAATAAGCAACTGCCACCACAAAACCTGAACGTGAAGACCAAAACCGGGCACTTTTCAAAAAGAATCATTGCAATAGGGGCCTCAACCGGTGGTACAGAAGCGTTGAGAAGGGTTATATCAGCTTTGCCTTCCAATTATCCTGGGATTGTTATAGTACAACATATGCCGGAAAAATTTACAAAAATGTTTGCAGATCGATTAAATGAGCAATCAAATCTTACTGTAAAAGAAGCAGTTACTGGCGATTTGATTGAAAATGGAAAGGTTCTAATTGCTCCTGGTGGATTGCAGACACAATTGATAAAAGGTGAGGCCGGGTACAAAGTAGTATGCAGATCTGGTTTAAAAGTTTGCGGCCACCGGCCTTCAGTTGATGTGCTTTTCCGTTCTGTTGCCCGCTTTGCAGGAAAAAATGCCATAGGAATTATGTTAACCGGAATGGGTAGTGATGGGGCAGATGCAATGGTTAATATGCGTGAAAGAGGCGCGAGAACAATTGCGCAAGATGAAAAAACTTCAGTTGTTTTTGGAATGCCAAAAGAGGCATACGAAAGAGGAGGAGCAGAAGAGCTTGTTCCCTTAGAATTGATTCCTAATAAGATAAAAGTGTTTTTAGAGGATGGAGAATAA
- a CDS encoding HAMP domain-containing protein, with the protein MSFGQMKIKSKVLVIFLPVLFVMILAGMWIINIITESALNKNLEKSLEIVSNIASGAVRTGMEFADNETVADALKNFKNDEQISFLQVKNSDGETVYFFRKEGYPDLSAENISELKNTDSEFFNSKPVFSGSDKIGNVYVGISLTARDEALSFANTILYIISIVGLLVIAVLILFLATRFSKPIQNLADIADKLSDGDVQQEIDYQGGDELGMLADSFREIVKSQREKAHVANEISRGNMNVELSDLKDVDDLGKAMNTMKIRIQAMVNDVQELVESAVKGDLKKRADATNHQGDFYEIISGVNRTLDAVVEPISVTSEYIQQIASGNIPEQVNKDFKGDFKVVESNLNMCITSIKALIEDSNYLAEAAVSGKLSERVDENKHTGDYGKIVKGLNNTMEAVVIPINEAKVVLDEMANGNLTYTMDGDYTGDHAKIKTALNNSIGSINEILVQVQEAVEKVSSGSGQVSETSQSVSEGASDQASSMEEISASMVEIGQQSKQNAENAENANTISLSSRSAAEEGNSQMNDMLDAMEKINKSSAEISRIIKVIDEIAFQTNLLALNAAVEAARAGVHGKGFAVVAEEVRNLAQRSAKAAEETTDLIEESISKVKNGTEIASKTAGAINNIIEGITKSTDLISEINTSSQEQVQGIDQVTKALQQIDQVTQSNTAYAEESAAAAGDLTIASEHLRTMLTRFKLSSNGNSSLLNNEQEDEEFVLEDGDNSEFGQNYEDEF; encoded by the coding sequence ATGAGTTTCGGCCAAATGAAAATCAAATCAAAAGTATTGGTAATTTTCCTGCCTGTACTTTTTGTAATGATTTTAGCAGGCATGTGGATAATAAACATCATTACCGAAAGTGCTCTGAACAAGAATCTAGAAAAATCGTTGGAAATTGTCAGTAATATTGCCTCCGGTGCAGTTAGAACAGGAATGGAATTTGCAGATAATGAGACGGTTGCTGATGCTCTTAAAAACTTTAAAAACGATGAACAGATTTCGTTCTTACAAGTCAAAAATTCCGATGGCGAAACGGTTTACTTTTTTAGAAAAGAAGGCTATCCTGATTTAAGTGCAGAAAATATTTCTGAATTGAAAAATACCGACTCAGAGTTTTTTAATTCAAAACCAGTGTTCTCTGGGAGTGATAAAATTGGTAATGTTTATGTTGGTATTTCACTTACGGCAAGAGACGAAGCTTTAAGTTTTGCAAATACAATCCTTTATATTATATCCATTGTCGGGCTGTTGGTTATAGCAGTGCTCATTTTATTTTTGGCTACCCGTTTTTCAAAACCTATTCAAAATCTTGCGGATATTGCTGATAAACTCAGCGATGGAGACGTGCAGCAGGAAATTGATTATCAAGGTGGAGATGAACTGGGAATGCTTGCAGACTCATTTCGCGAGATTGTAAAATCCCAGCGTGAAAAAGCACATGTGGCCAATGAAATTTCACGGGGAAATATGAATGTGGAATTATCAGACCTAAAAGATGTTGATGACCTTGGAAAAGCAATGAATACCATGAAAATTCGGATTCAGGCTATGGTAAATGATGTGCAGGAATTGGTGGAAAGTGCTGTTAAGGGAGACTTAAAAAAGAGAGCTGATGCAACGAATCACCAGGGAGATTTTTACGAAATAATTAGTGGGGTTAACCGAACTTTGGATGCTGTTGTTGAACCTATATCTGTAACCTCAGAATACATACAGCAAATTGCAAGCGGAAATATACCAGAGCAGGTTAACAAAGATTTCAAAGGTGATTTTAAAGTTGTCGAATCCAACCTTAATATGTGTATTACATCTATTAAAGCTCTTATAGAAGATTCCAATTATTTAGCAGAGGCTGCCGTATCCGGAAAATTGAGCGAACGAGTTGATGAAAATAAGCATACCGGTGATTATGGAAAGATTGTGAAAGGGCTCAATAATACAATGGAAGCGGTGGTTATTCCAATTAATGAAGCTAAAGTTGTTTTGGATGAAATGGCTAATGGTAATCTTACTTATACAATGGACGGTGATTACACTGGCGACCATGCTAAAATTAAAACGGCATTAAATAATTCAATAGGTTCAATAAATGAAATATTAGTTCAGGTGCAGGAAGCTGTTGAAAAAGTAAGTTCCGGTTCAGGTCAGGTTTCTGAAACAAGCCAGTCTGTTTCAGAAGGAGCTTCTGATCAGGCAAGTTCAATGGAAGAAATTAGTGCATCAATGGTTGAGATTGGCCAACAGTCAAAACAAAACGCAGAAAATGCTGAAAATGCAAATACTATTTCTCTTAGCTCACGAAGTGCGGCAGAAGAGGGCAACTCGCAGATGAATGATATGTTGGATGCCATGGAAAAAATAAATAAATCTTCTGCAGAAATATCCCGCATAATAAAGGTAATTGATGAAATTGCATTTCAAACCAATCTGCTTGCTTTAAACGCTGCGGTTGAAGCAGCCAGAGCTGGTGTTCATGGAAAAGGCTTTGCAGTAGTTGCTGAAGAAGTCCGTAACCTTGCACAAAGAAGTGCAAAGGCTGCAGAAGAAACAACAGATTTAATCGAAGAATCAATTTCCAAGGTAAAAAATGGAACTGAAATTGCCAGCAAAACAGCAGGTGCAATTAATAATATTATAGAAGGTATTACCAAATCAACAGATCTGATTTCTGAAATCAATACGTCTTCTCAAGAACAAGTGCAGGGAATTGACCAGGTTACAAAAGCACTGCAACAAATCGATCAGGTTACTCAATCTAACACGGCCTATGCTGAAGAAAGTGCAGCAGCTGCAGGTGATTTAACAATAGCCTCTGAACATTTAAGAACTATGTTAACCCGCTTTAAACTTTCTTCAAATGGTAATAGTTCTTTGTTAAATAACGAACAAGAAGATGAAGAATTTGTTCTTGAAGATGGTGATAACAGTGAGTTCGGTCAAAATTATGAAGATGAATTTTAA
- a CDS encoding sigma-54-dependent Fis family transcriptional regulator encodes MIIKESLESDEFRVKDAENGNVALKLLEKEKFDLMITDLMMPGIKGIELLNRAKKMDSEIGVLLMSAYGTVETAVDAMKEGAFDFVTKPFSISHIESRVKRFFEFSTLKSENTKLKKQLAGHKIRNKFVGESKAALDLKYHIDIVSHSNATVFLKGESGTGKEVVAEAIHTQSERADKPFLKINCAAVPETLFESTLFGHMKGSFSGAHKDQKGIFEECDGGTLLLDEISEIPQTMQAKLLRVIQEMCIVRVGNTTEIPVDVRIIATTNKDISELVNNGKFREDLFFRLNVFPIEMPTLKERKSDIPLLINYFLELFSSKYKYDKKTINSQALEKLSNYNWPGNIRQLHHLLERAILFSGKESEIGVKHLKLENDLEPHTNSIKAAEVMPLAEMEKRLIFAALKKTNNHRTQAAELLGITVRTLRNKLHLFEQDGSIEAEN; translated from the coding sequence ATGATAATCAAAGAAAGCCTGGAATCTGATGAATTTAGAGTTAAGGATGCTGAAAATGGCAACGTAGCTTTAAAGCTTCTTGAAAAAGAAAAATTTGATTTAATGATTACAGACCTGATGATGCCGGGTATTAAAGGCATTGAGCTGCTAAACCGTGCAAAAAAAATGGATTCTGAAATCGGAGTTCTTCTTATGTCTGCTTACGGTACCGTTGAAACGGCCGTCGATGCTATGAAAGAAGGTGCTTTTGATTTTGTGACCAAACCATTTTCCATTTCCCATATCGAGTCACGGGTTAAACGTTTTTTTGAATTCAGTACACTTAAATCTGAAAATACAAAACTGAAAAAACAATTGGCCGGACATAAAATACGGAATAAATTTGTAGGCGAAAGTAAAGCAGCCCTTGATTTAAAATATCATATTGATATTGTTTCCCACAGCAACGCAACTGTCTTTTTAAAAGGAGAAAGTGGAACGGGTAAAGAGGTGGTTGCTGAAGCGATTCATACGCAAAGTGAGAGGGCAGATAAACCATTTTTAAAGATCAATTGTGCAGCTGTTCCAGAAACACTGTTTGAGAGCACTCTGTTTGGACATATGAAAGGATCTTTTAGTGGGGCACATAAAGACCAAAAGGGGATTTTTGAAGAATGTGATGGCGGTACTTTGTTGCTTGATGAAATAAGTGAGATTCCTCAAACCATGCAGGCTAAATTACTGCGGGTAATCCAGGAAATGTGTATTGTACGTGTAGGAAATACGACTGAAATTCCTGTTGATGTAAGAATTATTGCAACGACAAACAAAGATATAAGTGAACTGGTAAACAATGGGAAATTCCGGGAAGACTTATTTTTTAGGTTAAATGTATTTCCAATTGAAATGCCGACATTAAAGGAACGGAAAAGTGATATACCACTTTTAATTAATTATTTTCTGGAGTTGTTTAGTTCGAAATACAAATATGATAAAAAAACAATCAATTCTCAGGCATTGGAAAAACTAAGCAATTATAATTGGCCTGGCAATATCCGTCAGCTACATCACCTTTTAGAAAGGGCAATACTATTCTCTGGTAAGGAAAGTGAGATTGGAGTTAAGCACTTAAAACTTGAAAATGATCTTGAACCTCATACGAACTCTATTAAAGCGGCAGAAGTTATGCCGTTGGCTGAAATGGAAAAAAGGCTTATTTTCGCTGCTCTAAAAAAAACAAATAATCATCGTACACAGGCTGCCGAGCTTTTAGGAATAACAGTTCGAACCCTTCGAAATAAGCTTCATCTTTTTGAACAAGACGGAAGTATAGAAGCCGAAAATTAG
- a CDS encoding response regulator: protein MENQDQTDQTVFTILIVDDEQDVLDTIKEALTGPRYKIHCETNPVKAMELLENEIYDLVLTDLMMPEVGGMDLVNAIKTGGKDTSVIVITGHATLNTAIESIQLGVYDYVNKPINHKELQNLVFRATENLYLQRRNKELQRRNKRILANLSLLMDISKIIYQVTDLQSVFKMVIDTITEYFKLENCAIIMEDVQSATFKIVASNNLSKSIQGFEFKLPQIVNDVELSTQNESIIYVRNNEISFGEKKYSVEKNGWFTFNPISFHDQIMGFLMIQSEDEGTFPSSEIIAMLNILASQTAPMMFSLKFDGHKKPLMENDVIYMIRDSINKATDVLSPISFALLRMELNSPSGDPFSFQDMIRTSQSFMLEMVDKDYKLLWQSQDTALLIMPEMDYFNAEIYCKNLKSIANQDYSAKEPGASLHIHFSCMGYPEAGDTAKEITDRLWAKLLQEINSTKNDKLDNHLEA from the coding sequence ATGGAAAACCAAGACCAAACAGACCAAACAGTTTTCACCATCCTTATTGTGGATGATGAGCAAGATGTGCTAGATACAATAAAAGAGGCATTAACTGGTCCACGTTATAAAATCCATTGTGAGACAAACCCTGTTAAAGCGATGGAATTGTTAGAAAATGAAATATACGATTTAGTTTTAACGGATTTAATGATGCCGGAAGTTGGTGGAATGGATTTGGTTAATGCAATAAAAACAGGTGGGAAAGATACATCTGTAATTGTTATTACCGGTCATGCAACTTTAAATACAGCCATTGAATCCATTCAGCTTGGTGTATACGATTATGTTAATAAACCTATAAATCATAAAGAATTGCAAAACCTTGTTTTCAGGGCAACGGAAAATCTTTATCTCCAAAGAAGAAATAAAGAATTACAAAGGAGAAATAAACGTATTTTAGCCAATCTTTCTCTGCTAATGGATATCAGTAAAATTATTTACCAGGTTACTGATCTTCAATCAGTTTTTAAGATGGTTATTGATACAATCACAGAATATTTTAAACTTGAAAACTGTGCTATTATAATGGAAGATGTTCAATCAGCTACTTTTAAAATTGTTGCTTCAAATAATCTTAGTAAAAGTATTCAGGGTTTTGAATTTAAACTTCCGCAAATTGTAAATGATGTAGAGCTCTCAACTCAAAATGAATCAATCATTTATGTAAGAAATAATGAAATCTCTTTTGGAGAAAAAAAATATTCTGTTGAAAAAAATGGCTGGTTTACATTTAATCCAATTAGTTTTCATGATCAGATTATGGGATTCTTAATGATCCAATCCGAAGATGAAGGAACTTTTCCATCTTCTGAAATAATTGCTATGTTAAATATCCTTGCTTCACAAACAGCTCCTATGATGTTTTCTCTCAAATTTGATGGTCATAAAAAACCTTTAATGGAAAATGATGTTATTTATATGATCCGTGATAGTATAAACAAAGCTACAGATGTATTAAGCCCTATTTCTTTTGCATTACTACGAATGGAGTTAAACAGTCCTTCCGGCGACCCATTTTCTTTTCAGGATATGATTCGCACATCTCAATCTTTTATGCTGGAAATGGTTGATAAAGATTATAAACTTTTATGGCAATCTCAGGATACTGCGTTGCTGATTATGCCTGAAATGGATTATTTTAATGCAGAAATTTATTGTAAAAACTTAAAAAGTATTGCTAATCAGGATTACAGTGCAAAAGAACCGGGTGCTTCATTGCATATCCATTTTTCATGCATGGGATATCCTGAAGCAGGAGATACCGCTAAAGAAATAACTGACCGTTTATGGGCAAAATTACTTCAGGAAATTAACAGTACAAAAAATGATAAACTTGATAATCATTTGGAAGCATAA
- a CDS encoding response regulator has translation MRALIVEDDFRSRMLLQKYLTPFFEVHIAVDGKEALQAFNLAVEDKQPYDLICLDILLPRLDGQEFLKEIRKLEESMGIFASDSVRVVMTSALKDSKNVLGAFKTGCEAYLVKPFDRTRFLNILEKLKLIDKQKLLTKKEKLS, from the coding sequence ATGCGTGCATTAATTGTCGAAGACGACTTTAGAAGCCGCATGTTGCTGCAAAAATATTTAACACCTTTCTTTGAAGTTCATATTGCAGTAGATGGCAAAGAAGCGTTACAAGCATTCAATTTAGCTGTTGAGGATAAACAACCTTATGATCTAATTTGTCTGGATATTTTATTGCCAAGGCTGGATGGGCAAGAATTCCTTAAAGAAATAAGAAAACTTGAAGAGAGTATGGGAATCTTTGCATCGGATAGTGTTCGGGTTGTAATGACATCAGCATTAAAAGACAGTAAAAATGTTCTTGGTGCCTTTAAAACGGGTTGTGAAGCATATCTTGTAAAACCGTTTGACAGAACAAGGTTTTTAAACATACTTGAAAAATTGAAGTTAATTGACAAACAAAAATTACTTACAAAAAAAGAGAAATTATCATGA
- a CDS encoding chemotaxis protein CheD codes for MEVINVGVGEIGVSNNPETMVKTYALGSCIALIFIAPKLNAVGMAHIALPDSNYSNGKAKSLPGYFADLAIPELIEKFKSFGVKKNSEVIVKMTGGAKIMDPEGRFNIGKRNVLATKKILWKYKLGAIAEDIGKNFSRTVSVDTDSGEIKITSPGRGMWNI; via the coding sequence ATGGAAGTAATCAATGTTGGCGTTGGTGAGATCGGAGTATCAAACAACCCGGAAACAATGGTCAAAACCTACGCCTTAGGATCGTGCATTGCACTTATTTTTATTGCACCAAAACTGAATGCAGTTGGTATGGCCCATATAGCCCTTCCAGACTCGAACTATTCAAATGGGAAGGCAAAATCGTTACCAGGTTATTTTGCAGACTTGGCCATCCCTGAGTTAATTGAAAAGTTTAAGTCGTTCGGGGTGAAGAAAAATTCTGAAGTAATTGTGAAAATGACGGGTGGTGCTAAAATTATGGATCCCGAAGGCCGTTTTAATATTGGCAAAAGAAATGTTTTAGCAACAAAAAAAATATTGTGGAAATACAAACTAGGGGCGATTGCTGAGGATATTGGCAAAAATTTTAGCCGGACAGTAAGCGTGGATACCGACTCTGGAGAAATTAAGATTACGTCTCCGGGTAGGGGCATGTGGAATATTTAA
- a CDS encoding response regulator — translation MNNSILVVDDDGGLLEMINDGLQEHGYNVTTTSHPDDALRLINETDVRFALLDYDLGVPGLNGVELAQKIRFHAPDAIIMIMTGYQNIKFAVEAMRAYKFDYMIKPFRIDQVISAFERSLREYDLIEENKNLYRSVLELEEQIGLLQKQLDEKNNTEVRVVSKASKSVVSNSKAADIYKKQQRF, via the coding sequence ATGAATAATTCAATTTTAGTTGTTGATGATGATGGCGGGTTACTGGAAATGATTAATGACGGCCTGCAAGAACATGGGTACAATGTTACAACAACGTCGCACCCCGATGATGCTTTGCGCTTAATTAATGAAACAGATGTTCGTTTCGCCTTGCTTGACTATGATTTGGGAGTTCCGGGTTTAAATGGAGTTGAGCTCGCACAGAAAATACGTTTTCATGCGCCGGATGCAATAATTATGATAATGACCGGTTATCAGAATATTAAATTTGCAGTAGAAGCAATGCGCGCTTATAAATTTGATTACATGATAAAGCCGTTTCGTATAGACCAGGTTATATCAGCTTTTGAAAGATCTTTACGTGAGTACGATCTTATTGAAGAAAATAAAAACCTATACCGTTCGGTCTTAGAGCTGGAAGAACAAATTGGCCTTCTGCAAAAACAACTGGATGAAAAAAATAACACTGAGGTAAGAGTTGTCAGCAAAGCATCAAAAAGTGTTGTATCAAACTCTAAAGCGGCCGATATTTACAAAAAACAACAAAGGTTTTAA